The following proteins are encoded in a genomic region of Bacillus horti:
- a CDS encoding GerAB/ArcD/ProY family transporter → MMNTSPSSITRWQFTFLILQTQIGIGILFLPYTVQKYAGGSAWISVLVSGGIVQLLLLLFYFLCVRYPRFTLVEIMKVVLGKYIGGALGAIYSIYFLCIGGSVLLVFTNIINTWFYPNTPSWVIIGIMILLAAYLVREELRIIARFHVLTSSLLIIVILLMIWSYTGANLLYALPLNQAGIKDILLGAQEVTLSVLGFEMMLYAFPYVEGSNKKKLQAVTLANIAVTLIYTFLVFTSIVAFSPREIELVPQPTLYLLKALSTRIVERIDLLFMAIWVVFVATTFMSYLYLSSKGISQLGKKIKFKSVVTWIGLLIFLLTIWPQNLLNIIRIDILLGKASIYFILVIPCLVLLLTFLRKRKKGGGL, encoded by the coding sequence ATGATGAACACAAGCCCAAGTAGCATAACGAGATGGCAATTTACTTTCCTTATTCTGCAAACACAAATTGGTATAGGAATTTTGTTTTTACCTTATACCGTTCAAAAGTATGCTGGTGGAAGCGCCTGGATTTCTGTATTAGTATCCGGGGGCATCGTCCAGTTGCTCCTGCTTCTGTTCTACTTTCTGTGTGTTCGTTATCCTAGGTTTACACTTGTTGAGATTATGAAAGTGGTCTTAGGCAAATATATCGGAGGGGCTCTAGGGGCTATATACTCGATTTACTTTCTGTGTATAGGTGGTAGTGTTTTACTTGTTTTCACAAACATAATAAATACTTGGTTCTATCCAAATACACCAAGCTGGGTCATAATTGGCATCATGATATTATTAGCCGCGTATTTAGTTCGTGAGGAATTAAGGATCATAGCACGGTTTCATGTGCTTACATCATCATTACTTATTATTGTCATCCTGCTTATGATTTGGTCCTACACCGGTGCTAATTTACTTTATGCCCTTCCTTTAAACCAAGCAGGAATAAAGGATATCCTTCTAGGTGCACAAGAGGTCACATTATCCGTTTTAGGCTTTGAGATGATGCTGTATGCCTTTCCGTATGTGGAAGGTTCAAATAAGAAGAAGCTGCAGGCAGTAACCTTAGCTAATATAGCTGTCACTCTCATTTATACTTTTCTTGTATTTACTAGTATTGTTGCTTTCAGTCCAAGGGAAATAGAATTGGTTCCACAACCAACCCTATATCTGCTAAAGGCACTCTCCACAAGAATTGTAGAGAGAATTGATCTTTTATTTATGGCCATTTGGGTCGTCTTTGTGGCTACTACTTTTATGAGTTATCTTTATCTTTCTTCTAAAGGAATATCACAGCTTGGCAAAAAAATTAAATTCAAATCAGTTGTTACATGGATTGGTCTACTCATTTTTTTATTAACGATATGGCCTCAAAATTTGCTTAACATTATACGGATAGATATTTTGCTTGGAAAAGCCAGTATTTATTTCATTCTTGTTATTCCTTGTCTGGTACTTTTACTAACGTTTCTTAGGAAAAGGAAGAAAGGTGGGGGCCTATGA
- a CDS encoding Ger(x)C family spore germination protein → MIRRTILVISIFLSVSIASGCWDQQLLQDVTMITSIGIDKGKDGKITYTVVGRNIQERAVSPERLQVISTVGTTPSDAKANIDRKIPEVMSAAKSRILMFNDELAREPIYPVLDIFYRDPKQALNAKFAIVDGSTLQLLNRKYSDKPQVVDYAVDLIASEEEATGVNISNIQMICPVLFDPGQDAVVPYLSASENEIIIMGLALFNDQVMTGTINPSEATLFLLLNNQLEKKAYINQRITEERSPDILNFVSINVLKSKAKLKVHVSPDNQISADVNVTLKVDVLEYPHDKLDTKEEISKMAEILTDKLTDQAKVVINKLQEANCDSLGIGRRLIAYHNDTWQKITWKDVYPDITITPKVQVEIIRHGIIN, encoded by the coding sequence ATGATTAGAAGAACGATCCTAGTCATTTCTATATTCTTATCAGTTAGTATAGCTAGTGGCTGCTGGGATCAGCAGCTTTTACAGGATGTCACGATGATAACCAGTATTGGCATTGATAAAGGTAAAGATGGCAAGATTACGTATACGGTGGTAGGTAGGAATATTCAAGAGAGAGCGGTGTCACCTGAAAGACTACAGGTTATTTCAACTGTAGGGACCACACCTAGCGACGCCAAAGCAAATATTGATCGTAAAATACCTGAAGTCATGTCCGCAGCAAAATCTAGAATATTAATGTTTAATGATGAGTTAGCCAGAGAACCTATCTATCCCGTGTTAGATATTTTCTATCGTGACCCAAAGCAAGCCTTAAATGCTAAATTTGCAATTGTGGACGGCTCCACATTACAATTGCTAAACCGGAAATACTCAGATAAGCCACAAGTTGTGGATTATGCTGTTGACCTTATTGCTTCAGAAGAGGAGGCTACAGGAGTAAATATCTCTAATATTCAGATGATCTGCCCTGTACTTTTTGATCCCGGGCAGGATGCTGTAGTCCCTTATTTAAGTGCATCAGAAAATGAAATTATTATTATGGGTTTAGCTTTATTTAATGATCAGGTGATGACTGGAACAATTAATCCGTCTGAAGCTACTTTATTCTTACTTTTGAATAACCAGTTAGAGAAAAAAGCCTATATCAACCAAAGAATTACAGAAGAAAGATCACCAGATATCCTAAATTTCGTATCGATTAACGTACTAAAATCAAAAGCAAAGTTAAAGGTGCACGTGAGCCCTGATAATCAGATTTCGGCTGATGTTAACGTAACCCTTAAGGTCGATGTCCTTGAATATCCTCACGATAAGCTAGATACAAAGGAGGAAATCTCAAAAATGGCTGAAATTTTAACGGACAAATTAACAGATCAGGCTAAAGTCGTTATTAATAAGCTTCAAGAAGCCAATTGCGACAGTCTAGGCATAGGAAGACGTCTTATCGCCTATCACAACGATACGTGGCAAAAAATCACTTGGAAGGACGTTTATCCTGATATTACGATTACCCCTAAAGTACAGGTTGAAATTATTAGGCATGGTATTATTAACTAA
- a CDS encoding acyl-CoA thioesterase codes for MKHIDFIQPTLEEWIAGFKFETEVKVRFSETDAFGHVNNVSHIIYFEQARLDFFENAKVFATFLEPNTPTLIVTADIHCHYIRQIYYTQRLKVKVKVGHVGSSSLDLQYAILDQKTNELLAAARGAIVHVDKKTGKSVAWPELLKEALYNYIS; via the coding sequence ATGAAGCATATCGATTTTATCCAGCCTACTTTAGAGGAATGGATAGCAGGATTCAAATTCGAAACGGAAGTGAAGGTTCGCTTTTCAGAAACGGATGCCTTCGGTCATGTCAATAACGTGAGTCATATCATTTATTTTGAGCAGGCTAGATTAGACTTTTTTGAGAACGCCAAAGTTTTTGCTACTTTTTTAGAACCTAATACACCAACATTGATTGTGACTGCCGATATTCATTGTCATTACATAAGACAAATCTATTATACTCAACGCTTAAAAGTGAAGGTTAAGGTCGGGCATGTTGGAAGCTCCTCATTAGATTTACAGTATGCTATTCTTGATCAGAAGACAAACGAACTTCTTGCTGCAGCTAGAGGAGCTATCGTTCATGTAGACAAGAAAACCGGTAAAAGTGTAGCCTGGCCAGAACTGTTAAAGGAAGCGCTGTACAACTATATTAGTTAA
- a CDS encoding GntR family transcriptional regulator produces MVLHKSRQTTSDTVYEYIKKRIIELEYEPDEHLVEESLTAQLGVSRTPLRQALYRLELEGLLVKKSNGRIYVAPISIKEAKEIFRVREVLEGLTAREATLNTKDELVFQRLEDTLYLMRNAAENNRQIDVVHYGSEFHQQLQQQSDNVTAAILLDQIMARISRYRRLGAYRDPNYSSLLPVQEHEEILGYMKRQDVDMAEKAMRSHIKRSYESTVAALKVILDS; encoded by the coding sequence ATGGTGTTGCACAAAAGCAGACAAACGACAAGCGATACCGTATATGAATATATAAAAAAAAGAATTATTGAATTAGAGTATGAACCTGATGAGCATTTAGTGGAGGAGTCTTTGACTGCTCAGCTAGGTGTAAGTAGAACTCCGCTGCGTCAGGCTCTATATCGCCTTGAGTTGGAAGGCTTGCTTGTGAAAAAATCAAACGGTAGAATCTATGTAGCCCCAATATCCATTAAAGAAGCGAAGGAAATTTTCCGAGTTCGTGAAGTCCTGGAAGGCCTAACGGCTAGGGAAGCTACTCTAAATACCAAAGATGAGCTAGTTTTTCAACGACTTGAGGATACCTTATATTTGATGCGTAATGCGGCAGAAAATAATCGTCAAATCGATGTTGTTCATTATGGTAGTGAATTCCACCAGCAGCTTCAGCAGCAAAGTGATAATGTAACGGCTGCCATTCTCTTAGACCAAATTATGGCTCGAATATCTAGATATAGAAGGCTAGGTGCTTATAGAGATCCGAATTATTCTTCGTTATTGCCTGTACAAGAGCATGAAGAAATCTTGGGATATATGAAAAGACAAGATGTGGATATGGCTGAGAAGGCAATGCGTTCACACATCAAGAGAAGCTATGAAAGTACTGTAGCAGCACTCAAGGTAATTCTTGACTCTTGA